The Jiangella alba genome includes the window CGCCGCGCTGGTCGAGAAGCCGCTGACGACCTCGCTCACCGAGGCCCACGAACTCGTCGTGGCGGCTGACGACGCCGGGGTGGCGCTCGGGACCGTCTTCCAGCGTCGGTTCGTCCCGGCGGTGGAGCGCATGCATCGTGCGATCGCCGAAGGACGTCTCGGTCGTGTGGTCGCGGCCGAGTGTCTTGCGCATCTCGGCCGCGACCGCCGCTATTACGAGCAGGACGACTGGCGCGGCTCGTGGGCCGGGGAGGGCGGCGGTGTGCTGCTCACCATGGCCGTTCACTACATCGACATGATGAACTGGATGCTCGGCACCCCGACCTCGGTCTACGGACACTGGGCGACGCTGAAGCACGCCGACTACATCGACGTCGAGGACGTCGCAGGCGCCGTCGTCACCTACGACAGCGGTGCGATCGCGACGGTCCAGGCCATGACGACGTTCGAGAACGGCTTCGCCTCGCTGCCCAGCCCCACGGTCGGCTACCGCGCGCCGGGCTTCCGGCTGGCGGTACACGGCACAGCCGGCCACAGCGTGGGCGTCGAGGAGAATCCCGAGCTCGCGCAGGCCGTCAACGACCTGTGGACGTTCGACGGAGAGGAGCCGCAGGTGAAGAGCCGGCGTGCGGAAGAGGCTGGACGCCCCAGCGTGCCCGAGTTCCATGGTCGCCAGATCGCCGAGTTCCTGGACGCCGTGCGTGAGCGTCGTTCCCCGGCCGTCACAGGTCATGACGGCCTCGCGGCGCTCGAGGTGGTCAAGGGCGTCTACCTCGCACAGGCACGTCGGGCTCCCGTGGCGCTGCCGATGTTCGATGACGACCGCCGCGCCGCCGACGCGCTCACCGAGGGCGTCGCGTGAGCGCCGCGGGCCGGGTCGCCCTCGTCACCGGAGGCGCCACGGGGATCGGCCGCGCGACCTGCCTGGAACTCGCGCGGCGCGGTGT containing:
- a CDS encoding Gfo/Idh/MocA family protein; translated protein: MTDDVRVGVIGLGRFGTIHAEAAAALPRVELAGLCSRTSARAEELAGRFPDATAYDSVERMLAEADLDAVLIATPHKHHFEPAMQAIGAGVAALVEKPLTTSLTEAHELVVAADDAGVALGTVFQRRFVPAVERMHRAIAEGRLGRVVAAECLAHLGRDRRYYEQDDWRGSWAGEGGGVLLTMAVHYIDMMNWMLGTPTSVYGHWATLKHADYIDVEDVAGAVVTYDSGAIATVQAMTTFENGFASLPSPTVGYRAPGFRLAVHGTAGHSVGVEENPELAQAVNDLWTFDGEEPQVKSRRAEEAGRPSVPEFHGRQIAEFLDAVRERRSPAVTGHDGLAALEVVKGVYLAQARRAPVALPMFDDDRRAADALTEGVA